One genomic segment of Intestinimonas butyriciproducens includes these proteins:
- the pstB gene encoding phosphate ABC transporter ATP-binding protein PstB — protein sequence MEAILSAGNLDLYYGQTQALKGVSIDIPAREVTALIGPSGCGKSTFLKTLDRMNDLVPGVTITGSVQYRGKEIYDPDVDVTWLRKQIGMVFQKPNPFPMSIYDNIAYGPRTHGIRNKAKLDEIVERSLRGAAIWDEVKDRLKKSALGLSGGQQQRICIARALAVEPDILLMDEATSALDPISTSKIEDLIADLKNSYTIVIVTHNMQQATRISDKCAFFLLGELIEYGDTSQLFSVPKDKRTEDYITGRFG from the coding sequence ATGGAAGCAATCTTATCGGCCGGGAATCTGGACCTCTATTATGGGCAGACCCAGGCGCTGAAGGGCGTCAGCATCGACATTCCGGCGCGGGAGGTCACTGCCCTCATCGGGCCATCCGGCTGCGGCAAGTCCACCTTCCTCAAGACGCTGGACCGGATGAACGACCTGGTGCCGGGCGTCACGATTACCGGCAGCGTGCAGTACCGCGGCAAGGAGATCTACGACCCTGACGTGGACGTGACCTGGCTGCGCAAGCAGATCGGCATGGTGTTTCAGAAGCCCAATCCCTTCCCTATGTCCATCTATGACAACATTGCCTACGGGCCCCGGACCCACGGCATCCGGAACAAGGCCAAGCTGGATGAGATCGTGGAGCGCTCCCTGCGGGGCGCGGCCATCTGGGATGAGGTGAAGGACAGGCTCAAAAAGTCCGCGCTGGGCCTCTCCGGCGGCCAGCAGCAGCGCATCTGCATCGCACGCGCGCTGGCCGTGGAGCCGGATATCCTCCTGATGGACGAGGCGACCTCCGCGCTGGACCCAATTTCTACCTCAAAAATCGAAGATTTGATTGCAGATTTGAAAAATTCCTATACAATAGTAATTGTGACCCACAACATGCAGCAGGCCACCCGTATCTCCGACAAGTGCGCCTTCTTCCTGCTGGGCGAGCTTATCGAATATGGAGATACCAGCCAGCTCTTCTCCGTCCCGAAGGACAAGAGGACAGAGGACTACATTACGGGCCGTTTCGGCTAA
- the pstA gene encoding phosphate ABC transporter permease PstA, which produces MDMEKLSGARKLYDKTLRCLLYLCAFLTCALLVFMIGYIFYRGLPHVTWNLISTKPSYLSDNIGILPDILNTLYIVIATLVIVLPLGVGAAIYLTEYARNRKLVTVIEFATETLTGIPSIIYGLVGMLIFTPLLGKSLLAGALTLVIMTLPTIVRTTQESLKTVPASYREGALGLGSGKWHMIRTIVLPCSIDGIVTGCILAIGRIVGESAALLFTAGFAHALNGFFTGLTSSGATLTVALYVYAKEQGEFEVAFAIAAILMILTLIINLAANFVGKKLKQRQG; this is translated from the coding sequence ATGGATATGGAAAAGCTCTCCGGCGCACGAAAGCTCTATGACAAGACCCTGCGCTGCCTGCTCTATCTCTGCGCCTTTCTCACCTGTGCCCTGCTGGTGTTCATGATCGGCTATATCTTCTACCGGGGCCTTCCCCATGTGACGTGGAACCTCATCTCTACCAAGCCCAGCTACCTGTCGGACAACATCGGCATTCTGCCCGATATCCTCAACACGCTCTATATTGTCATCGCCACACTGGTGATCGTGCTGCCTCTGGGCGTGGGCGCCGCCATTTACCTCACCGAGTACGCCCGGAACCGAAAGCTGGTGACCGTCATTGAATTCGCCACCGAGACCCTCACCGGCATCCCCTCCATCATCTACGGACTGGTGGGCATGCTCATCTTCACCCCCCTGCTGGGCAAAAGCCTGCTGGCGGGCGCGCTCACGCTGGTCATCATGACCCTGCCCACCATCGTGCGTACCACCCAGGAATCCCTGAAAACCGTGCCCGCCTCCTATCGGGAGGGGGCGCTGGGCCTGGGGAGCGGAAAGTGGCATATGATCCGTACCATCGTGCTGCCCTGCTCCATTGACGGCATCGTCACCGGCTGTATCCTGGCCATCGGACGGATCGTGGGCGAATCCGCCGCCCTTCTCTTTACCGCCGGCTTCGCCCATGCCCTCAACGGCTTCTTCACCGGGCTCACCAGCTCCGGCGCCACACTGACCGTGGCCCTTTACGTCTATGCCAAGGAACAGGGAGAGTTTGAGGTGGCTTTCGCCATCGCCGCCATCCTTATGATTCTCACCCTCATCATCAATCTCGCCGCCAATTTTGTGGGCAAAAAGCTCAAGCAGCGGCAGGGATAG
- the pstC gene encoding phosphate ABC transporter permease subunit PstC, translating into MKHSGAHNALEQTMHLVFLLFGVVTIGFVLLISIYLIAAGLPAIREIGLVDFLFGKTWASTAAEPKFGILPFILTSIYGTAGAILIGVPVGFMTAVFLAKVAPRPLAGLVRPAVDLLAGIPSVVYGLVGMIILVPAIRTAFGLADGACLLAAIVVLAIMILPSIISVSETALNAVPKEYEEASLALGATEIETYFRVSVPAAKSGIAASIVLGIGRAIGEAMAVMMVAGNVANMPSLFQSVRFLTTAVASEMSYSSGLQRQALFSIALVLFLFIMLINVTLNALLKRNKEK; encoded by the coding sequence ATGAAACACAGCGGCGCCCATAATGCCTTGGAACAGACGATGCACCTGGTCTTCCTGCTCTTCGGCGTCGTCACCATCGGCTTTGTCCTGCTTATCAGTATTTATCTCATCGCCGCGGGCCTGCCCGCCATCCGGGAGATCGGCCTGGTGGACTTCCTCTTCGGCAAGACCTGGGCTTCCACGGCGGCGGAGCCCAAGTTTGGGATTCTCCCCTTCATTCTCACATCGATTTACGGCACTGCGGGAGCCATCCTCATCGGTGTTCCCGTGGGCTTTATGACGGCGGTATTTCTCGCCAAGGTGGCCCCCAGACCGCTGGCAGGGCTGGTCCGCCCCGCCGTGGACCTGCTGGCGGGCATTCCCTCGGTGGTCTACGGCCTGGTAGGCATGATCATTTTGGTGCCTGCCATTCGTACGGCCTTCGGCCTGGCCGACGGCGCCTGTCTCCTGGCGGCCATTGTGGTGCTGGCCATTATGATCCTGCCCTCCATCATCTCTGTCTCCGAGACCGCGCTCAACGCTGTGCCCAAGGAATACGAGGAGGCGTCCCTGGCGCTGGGCGCCACGGAGATCGAGACCTATTTCCGGGTCTCCGTCCCGGCGGCCAAGAGCGGCATCGCCGCCTCCATCGTCCTGGGCATCGGCCGGGCCATCGGCGAAGCCATGGCCGTCATGATGGTGGCCGGCAACGTGGCCAATATGCCCTCCCTCTTCCAGAGCGTCCGGTTCCTTACCACCGCCGTGGCCAGCGAGATGTCCTACTCCTCGGGGCTTCAGCGGCAGGCGCTCTTTTCCATCGCCCTGGTGCTCTTCCTCTTCATTATGCTCATCAATGTCACCCTCAACGCGCTCCTGAAGCGGAACAAGGAGAAGTAA
- a CDS encoding phosphate ABC transporter substrate-binding protein, protein MKKSLAMLLSLTLCAGLFAGCSNSGSGTPSAEPTQAPASVEPAQTSSEPAKLSGNVATDGSTSMEKIIGSLGEAFMEMNPDVNFTYNPTGSGTGIQAAIDGTCDIGLSSRALKDEEKASLTETIVALDGIAIIVNPANPVSDLSVEQIAQIYTGEITNWKDVGGDDLEISLIGREAGSGTRDGFETITGTKEACKYNQELTSTGDVITTVAGNPNAIGYASLSAVKDSVKALTVGGVAPSEETVLDGTYTIQRPFVLATRTGEALSEAAQAFFDFATSADANEIIAAAGAVPVAK, encoded by the coding sequence ATGAAGAAATCGCTTGCAATGCTGCTCTCCCTGACCCTGTGCGCGGGCCTCTTCGCGGGCTGCTCCAACAGCGGCAGCGGCACCCCCTCTGCTGAGCCCACCCAGGCGCCCGCCTCCGTGGAGCCCGCCCAGACCTCTTCCGAGCCGGCCAAGCTCTCCGGGAATGTGGCCACCGACGGCTCGACTTCCATGGAGAAGATCATCGGCTCCCTGGGTGAGGCTTTCATGGAGATGAATCCCGACGTCAACTTCACCTATAACCCCACCGGCTCCGGAACCGGCATCCAGGCCGCCATCGACGGCACCTGCGACATCGGCCTTTCCAGCCGCGCCCTGAAGGATGAGGAGAAAGCCTCCCTCACCGAGACTATCGTGGCGCTGGACGGCATCGCCATCATCGTCAACCCCGCCAATCCTGTGAGCGACCTCAGCGTGGAGCAGATCGCCCAGATCTACACCGGCGAGATCACCAATTGGAAGGACGTGGGCGGTGACGACCTGGAGATCTCCCTCATCGGCCGTGAGGCCGGGTCCGGCACCCGGGACGGCTTCGAGACGATCACAGGCACCAAGGAAGCCTGCAAGTACAACCAGGAGCTGACCTCCACCGGCGATGTGATCACCACTGTGGCCGGCAACCCCAACGCCATCGGCTACGCCTCCCTCTCCGCTGTGAAGGACAGCGTCAAAGCTCTGACCGTGGGCGGCGTGGCCCCCTCTGAGGAGACCGTGCTGGACGGCACCTACACCATTCAGCGCCCCTTCGTCCTGGCCACCCGCACCGGCGAGGCCCTCAGCGAAGCCGCTCAGGCCTTCTTCGATTTCGCCACCAGCGCCGATGCCAATGAGATCATCGCTGCCGCCGGTGCGGTGCCTGTTGCAAAGTAA
- a CDS encoding HAD family hydrolase: MDYKAVIFDFDYTLGDATDAIFAGFRHGFSVMGYPEPDRETVRHTVGMLLEDAYTQLTGDATEQGRAAFRAQFSSVARPMQAAGTPLCEGAEALLHALRAAGIATAVVSTKHTETLESIFAQHGLLDVFSFVIGGDKVRRPKPDPEGLNTALERLGLVPEQVLYCGDTVIDAGTADNAGTDFCAVLNGTTPAAAFAAFPHIHIAPDLPDLRRFLGL, from the coding sequence ATGGATTATAAGGCCGTCATTTTTGACTTTGACTATACGCTGGGCGACGCCACCGACGCTATTTTTGCGGGGTTCCGGCACGGATTTTCGGTGATGGGGTACCCGGAGCCGGACCGGGAGACGGTGCGGCACACCGTGGGTATGCTGCTGGAGGATGCCTATACGCAGCTCACAGGGGATGCCACGGAGCAGGGAAGAGCGGCGTTTCGGGCGCAGTTTTCCTCCGTGGCGCGGCCCATGCAGGCGGCGGGCACGCCCCTGTGTGAGGGTGCGGAAGCGCTTTTGCACGCGCTGCGGGCGGCGGGGATCGCCACCGCCGTGGTGAGCACCAAGCATACGGAGACCCTGGAGAGTATTTTTGCCCAGCACGGGCTGTTGGACGTATTCTCCTTTGTGATCGGCGGGGACAAGGTCCGCCGCCCCAAGCCGGACCCGGAGGGGCTCAATACTGCTCTGGAGCGGCTGGGCCTGGTCCCGGAGCAGGTGCTCTACTGCGGGGATACCGTCATCGACGCCGGGACCGCGGACAACGCCGGGACGGATTTCTGCGCGGTCCTCAACGGGACGACGCCGGCCGCCGCCTTTGCGGCGTTTCCCCACATCCATATCGCGCCGGACCTGCCCGACCTGAGACGGTTTCTGGGCCTGTAA
- the rpoN gene encoding RNA polymerase factor sigma-54: MELNMSMKQTQTLSPQMMQSMEILQMGSQELLEYIENQVQENPVLEMEEKYTGKDEGVDLQRKLEWLESTDAQNRVYHQQDSEDDGTDPVSNYGNADETEENLYLYVLSQLELLDLEPELLEAGRFLVESLNQNGWLDEPLEDLAVQMEKPLVLAARALEIVQSLEPAGVGARTLSECLVLQLKRREDSGLAIRIAQDHLDPLSKNRYGFIAKALGATQEQVYAACELIRSLNPRPGGGFAARENLIYINPDIFVVNFPDHFELLTNDYFFPTLNVSSYYCRMLRDSKDDEVKDYLVNKVRQAKWVVRSIEQRRSTLMQCAEVMLDLQEDFFRHGPGHLKPMSLADIAQRVGVHESTVSRTVKDKYLQCSSGVYPLSYFFSRSLGGGVVGGPGDASSPDTAKAMLKKLITEEDKHKPLSDQKLCELMAKDGCEISRRTVAKYRDELGIPSTTGRKQYE; the protein is encoded by the coding sequence ATGGAACTGAATATGTCGATGAAACAGACCCAGACCCTGTCGCCTCAAATGATGCAGTCGATGGAGATACTCCAGATGGGCTCCCAGGAGCTTCTGGAGTACATCGAAAATCAGGTGCAGGAAAACCCGGTCCTGGAGATGGAGGAAAAATACACAGGCAAGGATGAGGGCGTAGACCTGCAGCGAAAGCTGGAGTGGCTGGAGTCCACGGATGCGCAAAACCGGGTCTATCACCAACAGGACAGTGAGGATGACGGAACGGACCCCGTCTCCAATTACGGGAACGCAGATGAGACGGAGGAAAACCTCTATCTCTACGTGCTCTCTCAACTGGAGCTGCTGGACCTGGAGCCGGAGCTCTTGGAGGCGGGGCGTTTTTTAGTGGAGTCCCTGAATCAGAACGGCTGGCTGGACGAGCCGCTGGAGGACCTGGCGGTACAGATGGAGAAGCCCCTGGTTTTGGCGGCACGGGCGCTGGAGATCGTTCAGAGCCTGGAACCGGCGGGGGTGGGGGCGAGGACCCTCTCGGAATGTCTGGTGCTCCAGCTCAAACGCCGAGAGGACAGCGGACTGGCAATCCGGATCGCCCAGGACCATCTGGACCCCCTCAGCAAGAATCGATACGGCTTCATCGCCAAGGCCCTCGGGGCCACGCAGGAACAGGTCTATGCGGCCTGTGAGCTGATCCGGTCGCTGAATCCCAGGCCGGGCGGCGGGTTTGCCGCCCGAGAAAACCTCATTTACATCAATCCGGATATTTTTGTCGTCAACTTTCCGGATCACTTCGAGTTGCTGACCAACGACTACTTTTTCCCCACCCTCAATGTGAGCTCCTATTACTGCAGGATGCTCAGGGACAGCAAAGACGACGAGGTGAAGGATTACCTGGTGAACAAGGTCCGGCAGGCCAAATGGGTGGTGCGGAGCATTGAGCAGCGGCGCTCCACCCTGATGCAGTGCGCGGAGGTTATGCTGGACCTGCAGGAGGACTTTTTCCGCCACGGCCCCGGCCACCTCAAACCTATGTCGCTGGCCGATATCGCGCAGCGGGTGGGGGTGCACGAGTCTACGGTGAGCCGTACGGTAAAGGACAAATACCTCCAGTGCTCCAGCGGCGTCTATCCTCTGAGCTACTTTTTCTCCCGCAGCCTGGGCGGCGGTGTGGTCGGCGGCCCGGGCGACGCCTCTTCTCCCGATACCGCCAAGGCGATGCTCAAAAAGCTTATCACGGAGGAGGACAAACACAAACCTCTCTCCGATCAGAAGCTGTGTGAACTCATGGCGAAGGACGGATGCGAGATCTCCCGCCGCACGGTGGCCAAATATCGGGATGAGCTGGGGATTCCTAGCACTACGGGCAGAAAGCAATACGAATGA
- the asnS gene encoding asparagine--tRNA ligase gives MERTKIAQIFADREAFGGKEVAVSGWARTIRDMKTFGFIELNDGSCFKNLQVVMDAAALENYKEIAGQNVGAALSVTGTVVLTPEAKQPLEIKAAAISVEGASTPDYPLQKKRHSVEYLRTIQHLRPRTNLFSAAFRVRSVAAHAIHTFFQDRGFVYVHTPIITASDCEGAGEMFRVTTLDMDHLPRTEDGAVDYSQDFFGKPANLTVSGQLNAENFAMAFGDVYTFGPTFRAEKSNTTRHAAEFWMIEPEMAFCDLAGDMDVAEAMIKFVIRTVMEKCPDEMNFFQSFVDKGLKERLEHVASSDFGRVTYTQAVELLKRSGHKFDYPVDWGCDLQTEHERYLTEQVFQKPVFVTDYPKEIKAFYMRLNDDGKTVAAADCLVPGIGEIIGGSQREERLDVLENRIRELGMDPKDYWWYLDLRRYGGCKHAGFGLGFERMVMYLTGVGNIRDVLPHPRTVGSADF, from the coding sequence ATGGAACGCACAAAGATCGCGCAGATTTTCGCGGATCGGGAGGCATTCGGCGGCAAGGAAGTCGCCGTGTCCGGCTGGGCCCGCACGATCCGGGACATGAAGACCTTCGGCTTTATTGAGCTCAACGACGGCTCCTGCTTCAAAAATTTGCAGGTCGTTATGGATGCCGCCGCTCTGGAGAATTATAAAGAGATCGCCGGACAAAACGTGGGCGCCGCCCTGTCCGTCACCGGCACCGTGGTTCTGACCCCCGAGGCGAAGCAGCCCCTGGAGATCAAGGCCGCCGCCATCTCGGTGGAAGGGGCCTCCACACCGGACTATCCCCTCCAGAAGAAGCGGCACAGCGTGGAGTATCTGAGGACCATACAGCATCTTCGTCCCCGGACCAACCTCTTTTCCGCCGCCTTCCGGGTGCGCTCCGTGGCCGCCCATGCCATCCATACCTTCTTCCAGGACCGGGGCTTTGTCTATGTGCACACGCCCATCATCACCGCCTCTGACTGTGAGGGCGCGGGAGAGATGTTCCGTGTCACCACGCTGGACATGGATCACCTCCCCAGAACAGAGGACGGGGCCGTGGATTACAGCCAGGACTTTTTCGGCAAGCCCGCCAATCTCACTGTGTCCGGACAGTTGAACGCGGAAAATTTCGCCATGGCTTTCGGAGACGTATACACCTTCGGCCCCACCTTCCGCGCCGAGAAGTCCAACACCACCCGTCACGCCGCCGAGTTCTGGATGATCGAGCCGGAGATGGCGTTCTGCGACCTGGCGGGAGATATGGATGTGGCGGAGGCCATGATCAAATTTGTCATCCGCACGGTGATGGAGAAATGCCCCGATGAGATGAATTTCTTCCAATCCTTTGTGGATAAGGGCCTGAAGGAGCGGCTGGAGCATGTGGCTTCCTCCGACTTCGGACGGGTGACCTACACCCAGGCGGTGGAGCTCCTGAAGCGGTCCGGCCACAAGTTTGACTACCCTGTGGACTGGGGCTGCGATCTTCAGACCGAGCACGAGCGGTATCTCACCGAGCAGGTGTTCCAAAAGCCGGTCTTTGTAACGGACTACCCCAAGGAGATCAAGGCTTTCTATATGCGCCTCAACGACGACGGGAAGACGGTGGCGGCTGCCGACTGCCTTGTGCCCGGCATCGGCGAGATCATCGGCGGCTCCCAGCGTGAGGAGCGGCTGGATGTGCTGGAGAACCGGATCCGGGAGCTGGGCATGGACCCCAAGGACTACTGGTGGTATCTGGACCTGCGCCGTTATGGCGGCTGCAAGCACGCGGGGTTCGGCCTGGGCTTTGAGCGGATGGTCATGTATCTCACCGGTGTGGGCAATATCCGCGACGTCCTGCCCCATCCCCGCACCGTGGGCAGCGCGGACTTTTAA
- a CDS encoding DUF3021 family protein, which produces MSAGQKSWIVRILAGGLAGAGLAGAGYRPLFIGGFSAPPLCGALIQSCGILGAVAVTLALFFAFGAAVGVATLPFEGEGRSVLLRSGLHFLVTAGLLGAILRVCLGVAWRYLPGWLALLGAIYLVVWLGRWVGWYAEVRQLRSALGLEAGPSPLRWRESLPYLPVLLLVNAVLPAVLALLDAPDVPVLRALLIPCLLLPLGGFFPALSLGKRQGVCLLYPAASLLIFLPASLWVYGGQRIPLFWGIALACPLAGNLVGAAWRRRKERRRPQWNGCC; this is translated from the coding sequence ATGTCTGCCGGACAAAAAAGTTGGATCGTCCGCATTCTGGCGGGCGGTTTGGCAGGGGCGGGCCTGGCAGGGGCCGGCTATCGGCCTCTGTTTATCGGCGGGTTCTCCGCGCCGCCCCTTTGCGGGGCACTGATACAGAGTTGCGGCATCCTGGGGGCTGTCGCCGTCACCCTGGCTCTTTTCTTCGCCTTTGGGGCGGCGGTGGGGGTGGCCACCCTGCCCTTTGAGGGCGAGGGGCGGAGCGTGCTCCTCCGCTCCGGACTCCACTTTTTAGTCACCGCCGGGCTCCTCGGGGCCATACTGCGGGTGTGCCTTGGTGTGGCGTGGAGATACCTCCCCGGGTGGCTGGCTCTGCTGGGGGCCATCTACCTGGTGGTCTGGCTGGGCAGGTGGGTGGGGTGGTACGCCGAGGTGCGGCAGCTCCGCTCCGCCCTGGGGCTGGAAGCCGGCCCATCCCCCCTGCGGTGGAGGGAGAGCCTGCCCTATCTGCCTGTCCTGCTGCTGGTCAACGCCGTCCTGCCTGCGGTGCTGGCCCTGCTGGACGCCCCCGACGTGCCAGTGCTGCGGGCACTGCTGATCCCCTGTCTGCTACTCCCCCTGGGGGGCTTTTTCCCCGCGCTCTCACTGGGCAAGCGGCAGGGTGTGTGCCTGCTCTATCCGGCGGCGAGCCTGCTGATCTTCCTGCCCGCGTCCTTGTGGGTCTACGGGGGACAGCGGATTCCCCTCTTTTGGGGGATCGCGCTGGCGTGCCCCCTGGCGGGAAATTTGGTTGGGGCCGCTTGGCGGCGGCGAAAAGAGAGGAGGCGGCCCCAATGGAATGGCTGCTGTTGA
- a CDS encoding LytTR family DNA-binding domain-containing protein produces MRVEVHIDPDCREPRVTITAPILTDEIRDLAARLEGGGGLTGWRGETAVPLREEAILRCFAQDKGVKAQTAEGVYDLRERLYELEARLDRHTFVRISHSEIVNLRKVTALDLSLTGTIKMTLAEGVVCYVSRRYVKKIKEALEL; encoded by the coding sequence TTGCGGGTAGAGGTCCATATCGATCCTGATTGCCGGGAGCCGCGGGTGACCATCACGGCCCCCATCCTCACCGACGAGATCCGTGATCTAGCCGCCCGGCTGGAGGGCGGCGGAGGGCTCACGGGCTGGCGAGGCGAGACCGCCGTGCCTCTGAGGGAGGAGGCGATCCTCCGATGCTTTGCCCAGGATAAGGGGGTGAAGGCCCAGACGGCGGAGGGCGTGTACGATCTGCGGGAACGGCTCTATGAGCTGGAGGCCAGGCTGGACCGCCACACCTTTGTTCGGATCTCCCATTCGGAGATTGTCAATCTGCGGAAGGTCACGGCTCTGGATCTGTCCCTCACGGGCACGATCAAAATGACCCTGGCGGAAGGAGTCGTGTGCTATGTCTCCCGGCGGTATGTCAAGAAGATCAAAGAAGCGTTGGAGCTCTGA
- a CDS encoding PfkB family carbohydrate kinase, translating to MTQREAQILQWIQENPLISQQELADRAGITRSSVAVHISNLMKKGYIDGKGYIIRTAPYAVVVGGVNMDIGGTPYAPLVGQDSNPGRVRMSLGGVGRNIAHNMALLGLDVRMITALGDDMNAQKITTSCIELGIDLGPSLQVPGGTTSTYLFITNDKGDMELAVSDMEIYDHLTPRFLATKEQLLNNARLVVADTNIPAESLQWLAANCKAPLFVDPVSTAKAVKVAPVLGALHTLKPNRIEAELLSGVPIVDDRSLAACADALLATGLHRVFISLGGDGVYAADHLGGHQKVPCVPARMVNTTGCGDAFMAALAWGWLEGLGLEEAARAGLAASAIAMEGTETINPELTAAAVRARAGL from the coding sequence ATGACCCAGCGGGAGGCCCAGATCCTGCAATGGATCCAGGAAAATCCCCTCATCTCCCAGCAGGAGCTGGCGGACCGGGCGGGGATCACCCGCTCGTCGGTAGCGGTCCACATCTCCAACCTGATGAAAAAGGGCTATATCGACGGCAAAGGCTACATCATCCGCACCGCCCCATACGCCGTGGTGGTGGGCGGGGTGAACATGGACATCGGCGGCACGCCCTACGCTCCGCTGGTGGGCCAGGACTCCAATCCCGGCAGAGTGCGCATGTCCCTGGGCGGTGTGGGACGAAACATCGCCCATAACATGGCCCTTCTGGGCCTGGACGTGCGCATGATTACCGCTCTGGGCGACGATATGAACGCCCAGAAGATCACCACCTCCTGCATTGAGCTGGGCATTGACCTGGGCCCCTCTCTGCAGGTGCCCGGCGGGACCACCTCCACTTATCTCTTTATCACCAACGACAAGGGGGATATGGAGCTGGCCGTATCCGATATGGAGATCTACGACCATTTGACACCCCGGTTCCTCGCCACCAAGGAGCAGCTCCTCAACAACGCCCGGCTGGTGGTGGCGGACACTAACATCCCCGCCGAGAGCCTTCAATGGCTGGCCGCAAACTGCAAGGCCCCCCTCTTCGTGGACCCGGTCTCCACCGCCAAGGCGGTGAAGGTGGCGCCGGTCCTGGGCGCGCTCCACACGCTCAAGCCCAACCGCATCGAGGCGGAGCTTCTCTCCGGCGTCCCCATCGTCGACGACAGGAGTCTGGCCGCCTGCGCCGACGCTCTGCTCGCCACAGGGCTGCACCGGGTCTTCATCAGCTTGGGGGGAGACGGCGTCTATGCCGCCGACCACCTGGGCGGGCACCAAAAGGTCCCCTGTGTCCCGGCCAGGATGGTGAACACCACCGGCTGCGGGGACGCCTTTATGGCCGCCTTGGCCTGGGGCTGGCTGGAGGGCCTGGGCCTGGAAGAGGCCGCCCGCGCGGGCCTTGCCGCCTCCGCCATCGCCATGGAGGGCACCGAGACCATCAATCCCGAACTGACCGCCGCAGCGGTCAGAGCCCGCGCCGGACTATGA
- a CDS encoding pseudouridine-5'-phosphate glycosidase produces MSMNKYLDVSPEVAAAVAAGKPVVALESTIISHGMPYPQNVETALKVEAIIRENGAVPATIAILGGRLKAGLSPEEIEYLGKKGHAVNKASRRDLAVLVARGEDGATTVTTTMIIAHMAGIKVFATGGIGGVHRGAETTMDISADLEELANTPVMVVCAGAKSILDLGLTLEYLETHGVPVIGYGTKELPAFYTRKSGFSVDYEIDTPAELAAAFHAGEEMGMRSGMLVTNPIPEAYSMDADVINSAIEKAVAMAKEQGVHGKETTPFLLATIKDITGGDSLDSNIQLVFNNARLAAQTAAELCKL; encoded by the coding sequence ATGTCTATGAACAAGTATCTCGACGTCTCCCCCGAGGTGGCCGCCGCCGTCGCCGCCGGCAAGCCTGTCGTCGCCCTGGAATCCACCATCATCTCCCACGGCATGCCCTACCCGCAGAATGTGGAGACCGCTCTCAAGGTCGAAGCCATCATCCGCGAGAACGGCGCCGTGCCCGCCACCATCGCCATTCTGGGCGGCCGTCTGAAGGCCGGTCTGTCCCCCGAGGAGATCGAGTATCTGGGCAAGAAGGGCCACGCCGTCAATAAGGCCAGCCGTCGGGATCTGGCCGTGCTGGTGGCCCGCGGCGAGGACGGCGCCACCACCGTCACCACTACCATGATCATCGCCCACATGGCCGGCATCAAGGTCTTTGCCACCGGGGGCATCGGCGGCGTACACCGCGGTGCCGAGACCACCATGGATATCTCTGCCGATCTGGAAGAGCTGGCCAACACCCCCGTCATGGTGGTGTGCGCCGGCGCCAAATCCATCCTGGACCTGGGCCTCACCCTGGAGTATCTGGAGACCCATGGGGTACCCGTGATCGGCTACGGCACCAAGGAGCTCCCCGCTTTCTACACCCGGAAGAGCGGCTTCTCCGTGGACTATGAGATCGATACCCCCGCCGAATTGGCCGCCGCTTTCCACGCCGGTGAGGAGATGGGCATGCGCAGCGGTATGCTGGTCACCAACCCCATCCCCGAGGCGTACTCCATGGATGCCGACGTCATCAACTCCGCCATTGAAAAGGCCGTGGCCATGGCCAAGGAGCAGGGCGTCCACGGCAAGGAGACCACCCCCTTCCTTCTGGCCACCATCAAAGACATCACCGGCGGCGACAGTCTGGACTCCAACATCCAGCTCGTCTTCAACAACGCCCGCCTGGCCGCGCAGACCGCCGCCGAGCTGTGCAAGTTGTAA